The genomic segment ACTGCGAAGAATCCGGAAGATCCATCATTACCGACATTATCCAATATTACAGTTAATGGTGTATTAGGGTTAAGAAGACTATTAGGCGATGTCGCATTAGATATTTTACTTTACAGTGAGCCTCACTACAAGGAAAAAATCAAGACTCAAGTGACAAGACAGATAAATGAAACGTATCATCGATTTAAGGAACGTACACCTGGATTTGGAGGCAAAGTTCATCTCATTGGCCATTCCTTAGGTAGTCTTATCTTATGGGATATTTTAAGCGAACAGCACAAGTACAAATTGGATTTTGACGtcaataatttcttttgtgTTGGTTCACCGATTGGTGTCTTTAAACTAATCCAGAGATCCAAAATTGGTAGCTCAGAGCCTCAAgagatggaaaatttgagaagagAAAGGCCATCCTGTGATTGCCTTTACAATTTATTTCACGTCTGTGACCCTATCGCCTACCGATTAGAGCCATTAGTAGACGCCAGGATGGCTCAATACGAACAACGTTACCTTCCCCATAGAACAGGTGAAAGTATAACATCTAAAATGTTGGAAATAGGCGGTAGTCTGTGGAAGGAAaaacatgaaaaatctaaaaagaatatgaaCAAGAGGGAAACATTGGATCCTGAAATTGCCTCGAGACTTACAGATTTAAATTATACCGGTAGACTCGATTACTCACTTCCGCCTGGATTTTTAGAAGTAGATTTCATCTCAGCTGCCAAGGCTCACATATCttattttgaagatatgGATATTGCGAACTTTTTACTCAAGGAAATTCTCTCGAATCATCAAAGAGCTGAAGAGATAGTTGTCGAGAAGCTACAAATAGAAACGGGATAATGTCACCTTCGAAGGACACCCTGGGCAATTATGaacaattttacaagaaactAGACATGTCAAAGAATATGGAAAGAATTATTATGAACTCATAAAACggacttttttttccgaTATAGAACGGCAGATTTATTATTACGGTGTTTTCGCGCCTAAAGTGTCTCTACAGAAAATCACTACGTACGCCGGAGATGAAAATCCACAAGTGAGAACCTGGGGGAATAAGGAAAGAGACCTTAGAAGAAcaaattatttttttcaaatctggtGGTGATCCCCGATCCTCCCTTGTAGAATATTGTCACTGTGATATGTCGAGATCTCGTCAATCGGTTTTACCAGTAGCCTTCCTGGCTTCTATTATCCCACGAATACACACTTTGCCTTTAGTCTACAGGGCAACTAccggtggtggtaatgcTCACCAACCACAGGAACCTAATTATGGGGATCGAACCACTTATATGATCATTTCCTCATTTTTAGTATTGTTGGGAGGTGTGTTTGCAGGTCTTACCTTGGGACTTATGGGTCAAGACGAAGTTTATTTGAAAGTTATAAGTACTTCTGGTTCACCAAAGGAGCGAAAATTAGCCACTAAAGTTCTGTCATTAATCTCCCGTGGTAAGCATTGGTTATTAGTTACGCTGTTGCTTTCTAATGTGATTACGAATGAAACCCTGCCGATTGTGCTTGACCGTTGTCTAGGCGGTGGTTGGCAAGCAGTCGTATCTTCTACAGTTCTCATTGTTatatttggtgaaattatACCTCAAAGTGTATGTGTGAAATATGGTTTAGAAATTGGTGCATTTTTCACTCCATTTGTTCAAGTTCTCATGTATGTCATGTTGCCAGTTGCATACCCTGTAGCGGTTCTTTTGGATAATATCCTAGGTGAAGATCATGGTACTATGTATAAGAAGTCAGGCCTTAAGACTTTGGTTACATTACATCGTACTATGGGTGTGGAAAGATTGACTCACGACGAAGTTACCATCATATCCGCAGTGctggatttgaaagaaaaggaagtACAGGAAATCATGACcccaattgaaaatgtgTTCACCATGAGTGCGGATCGCATACTTGATGAAAGAACTGTTCaagaaatatttgattCTGGATTCTCACGTATACCGATCTGTTTACCCAATGAACCGACAAATTTCATTGGGATGCTTTTAGTCAGAGTTTTGATTTCTTATGACCCTGAAGATGCACTTCCGGTTTCCCATTTCCCGCTAGCGACGTTACCAGAGACTGCCCCCACTACGTCATGTCTTAACATTTTAAATTATTTCCAAGAGGGTAAATCTCACATGTGCGTTGTGAGCAGAGATCTGGGGTCATCTACTGGTGCCATTGGTGTTTTAACGTTAGAAGATgttattgaagaattaattgGCGAAGAGATTGTTGATGAATCTGACGTGTTTGTAGATATCCACCAACGTACTATACGTGAACAACCAGGTCCATTGAGCAAACGCCACATTACATCCTATTTGCATCGTCTTTACACCAATTCTAGTAAAAGACCCTCCAGCGATTTTCAAGATGGTGAATCTCAAGCTCTGCTTAACCATGCAGGTTCCATTCCCAACTCACTACCTCATTCGCCAACTCACTCTTACACAGAAGGTACTCCGCATAATTTACACCACTCTTCCCCACCTCAAGGTAGTAATGAAGCGGGCCAGGGACCTTTGGTACTACCTTCTAACCCTGCTGCAAATCCATTGGATGTCAATAAACCTTTTGTTACTATCAAGAGGCCTAATCCAACTTTAACCGCTAGATCTCCGTCAACGTACGGTACCTCTAGACGAGCAAAACCACTTGGCAAGGAAAACAGTGATTCAAATAGTCAACACGAAGCTCAACAGCtaccagaagaagaagaaactggTAACGATGCATCTGCTTCTGAATCAGACAATTCCAATGGAAAtgatccaattgatcatcatGTGAAAGCATCCAACAAGGCAAGAGAGTTTACCCAGAAGACAGGCGCTCCAATTCAAGTCACAACAAGTTTGGGACctaagaaggaaaaagtCTATCCCCAATTTAGCAACATTAACGTTCATGAGAAACCTGATAACACTTTACTATCATCCTCGTATCAATCCACTAAACACGGTATAGTGGAGTCAATAATTACAGTTAAAGGTGTTCCTAAAACAATTATTGAACCGGCAAAGAACTGGGATGAAGCTCCGAGAACCAGTGAGGAGTTAGAATCACTATCTAGAGAGGGACTCGAGGCAAGGactactaataataatgacgGAAACCACACCAACGGTAATAAAAGTTCTAAGAAATCACATTCCAAGAACAAACAGAGTAGTAAAGGAAAAagtggtaagaagaaatctaaCAGAAAACGTTGAGAGTATTCTCATAAggtaaaaaatttcattttcataaGTTAAACAACAGAACTAGATACTCTAATATTCCATTCTACATCTAGGCGCTTCGTACAAAATGGGCGTAAATCATCGATCTTGAACCCGATAAAAGTATGAGAAATTCAAAGGGGGAAGGGCTTCAGTTGCATAATTAGTCAGTTAATAACACACCTTTATAAGACCAGAAATAAGCTAATGGAGAGTGTTTGAAAGCCTCAGGATAttctcaattgaaatttcctAAGCTGCTTTCATACTGCAAGAGTAACTACGTTTTTTTCGCTCAAAAACTCTGATCCCCCCTATAAGGACTTTTTCTAATTTATTTTAAAAAGGTTCAATACTaggaaagaaagaatttgTAAGTGAGAAGGTCATTTTTTCCCCTCTATTTTGTCTTATCATTGATGCCACAAGGTTCTGAGGTCGATAGAGTATCAACGCCAGAGGCAGGACACGATTTACAGTCATCTGCATCGAATTCATCCCTTTTCGCCCGTAGGAAATTGGGTAAAGGGTTCTATAAGCTGTTTGGTAATTCTAGCAGAGGTGCCGATGACTCTAGTATATCACCTCATAGGTCTGGTTCACCAGCTTCACCTTCGAGCAATCCGGCAACTCCCAGGAGTCCACTAGCAAATTCGAGCAGCGGTTATTTTGCACCTACACCACGGAAAACTACGAGTCTTTCTTCTACAACTCGTGGCGGTGGTTGTAGTAGTActgaaaataatgaaaatagtACTCCTAGAAGCAGTTCTCCACCAGTACAAGTGAGAAATGATGGTACTATAGCTACTACATCGAATCCATTTAGTCGTCATTTACACAATCCTCGAAATTACACCGATCAGCTCTCCCCTTCGTCAGACGAATTTTCTCACATGCATCCAGTGGAGATTTTACAGAAGCAGATCGAGGATCACCAAGAACTTAGCCGAAGCAGAAATAATAGTTCGACTAGCATTGACAGGTTGGCTACAGcaaaaagttcaaattcTACTCATGATTTACATCCGAAGAAGtctttaaaattaaagaGATTTTTCAAGAAGATTCAAGGTGAACCAGCTCATCGAAAACCACTTCAAGTTACtcagcaacaacaacagcagcaggCTGTTGCTAGGGAAATCCACGGGATTTACGTTAGGACAGATCAAAGTGATTCTCGTAATAAAGCTATATTCCAGACAGAAAATGCGCATGAACTTATTGATAAATACGGTATGCCTGGCAAACAATTAGGTGAAGGTGCGTCAGGTTCAGTTTCAGTAGTGGAAAGGACagatggtaaaaaattTGCTGTTAAAATGTTTAGAGTACGTGAAAGTGCATCTCAGCATTCACAGGCATCATACTCTAAAAAGGTTACCGCTGAATTTTGTGTCGGATCTACTTTACATCAACAGAATATCATTGAAACTTTAGATATGTTGCAAGAGGGGAAAACCTTCCTTGTGGTAATGGAATTTGCGCCATTCGATTTCTTCACTTTGGTTATGAGCGATTTAATGAGTCGACATGAAGTAGAATGTTATTTCAGACAAATCTGTAATGGTGTGGCCTATTTACATACAATGGGGTTGGCACATCGcgatttgaaattggataacTGTGTGGTGAATGATAAAggtattttgaaattaatcGATTTCGGTAGTGCGGTTGTGTTTAAATATCCATTCGAACATGATGTAGTACCCGCTCGTGGGATCGTGGGTTCAGATCCATACTTAGCACCTGAATTACTGCAAGAATCTACTTATGATCCAAGACCTGCAGATATATGGTCCATCGCAATCATGTATTACTGCATGGTTTTAAGAAGATTCCCCTGGAAGGCTCCCCGTCAAAATTACAATTCGTTTAAGATGTTCTGTGAGCAACCTGAACATGAAAAGGATCCAGCAAGGGGTCCATATAAAATATTAAAACTTCTACCACATGCATCTCGTAATTTAATTGGTTCAATGTTAGTATTGGATCCGAAGAAACGTATTCTCATGGATGCCGTGTTGCAGGACAAGTGGCTACAAGATATCGAAGTATGTGAAGTAGATCCTCGTGGTACTTTAATTAAATCACCAGAAACTCATGAACATCATTTGATCACggaagatgaattgaatgatCTCAACAAAATAAGGGAAATGAAAGCTAGGGCTAAGAAAGAGGAGCAAGTGCGTCAAGGAGGTGGGGAGGTacatcatcaccaccaccaccatcatcaccaccatcatcaagatcaagacAAGAAAGGACATGATaatcaccatcatcaccatcaccatgAAAATGCTGAAGATCGTACATTGGGTAATTCCCAACCAAAGGACGACCTTACCACTCAAGAGCAACCCGAAAACCGTGCTGAACAGGGGACAAAGAAGGTATTAGATGAAAAGCAGCCAGAGCTTACAGCGGGCCCGGGACAAGTGCCGCAGGTCGTCAAGACGTCAGCAGGGACTGTCGAATAAAACTgaaaatcaagaagatcCAACAAAAGAAGGTCAACCAATGTTTATGATTTTAGATTTAGTGTAATGACGAATGAAAGttaagaacaaaaaaaaaaaaaaaggaaaaacgaagagaaagaaaagagattgTAGTTAGACATATTCTATTAAATTCTTCTAGGAATCTTAACCAATAGCATTCATgtaaattttaccacttttttttctattttctattttttctGTTATTATTCATTTGAATCGTGTTTACCACATATGATAAGTGTTGAGTTAAACGGTGCTTATTTCTCAAAAAGCATATTAAATAAAATGTCCAAAAAGTCCATTACCATCCATGCTCAAAAAGCATAGAGATGGATTCACCATTATGGACTCTTCTGATTGCTTCCgcaaaaattcttgatacGTCCATAACGTCAACTTTATCTTTACCCAAATATGCAACAGTTTCATGCTGGGGAACTGTATTAGAGACAATTAATTTATCAATAGCACTTTGACGGATTCTTGAAAGGGCATCACCTGAAAAAATACCATGTGTTATTAATGCATAAACTTTTGATGCACCTTGATCCTTTAGAAGTTTTGCTGCACGAGTAATGGTGTAAGAGGTATCGaccaaatcatcaacaatAATGCAAACTTTGTTTCTAACGTCACCAACTAGCATAGTTGTTTGCACATATTTGGAAGCTGAATTAGATGGATGCATGTCCGCAGAATGCAGATGGGATACTAGTGGCTTGGGATTTGTGGAAAAAGTGCCTCCTGAAGATAGAGTAGCACCTGGTGGGCCTTTTAGTAATTGTGACCTTCTTTCCTTATGAATTAGGGcaaatgataattttaatGCATCTGCAATAGAGGTAGCTCTTTTGGCACCACCTGCATCGGGGGAAACAATCACAGCTTCTTTGTAATTGGGGATACCAAATTGGATATGCTTTTGAGCCAGTGGTTTACAGTATAAGTTATCCACCGATATATCGAAGAATCCTTGGAACTGAGGATCGTGTAAATCCATGGTGATTACATGGTCAGCACCAGCGGTAGTCAAAAGATTAGCAATCAGAGTACCCGCTTGAGCCACCCATAGTTTATAACCTGCATTTTGAGCGTTAAACAATTCGCCTGCGTCTGCCTTTGTAGAACCTGCGTCCTTACCATCTGCGATTACTGGAATACGTGAAAATGAGACGGATTTCTTAATACCATCAGAATTCGAGGTAGAGttagaagaagacgatgacGGTTTGGAATCCTCAGATCTTCCACCATCAGATCGTATCGAACTTTCAGGACCTTCGAATGGACTCTCAGCACCTGGTTTCCTAGTAGTCAGCCCGGTAGACAAAGACttattaaattcatcagaaCGTTCTTCACTAGTTCTTGAAATTAATGGCGCACCCTTGTTAGTGTAGGGTATATCAGGTTGTCTTGAATAACAGAAATAGGGCATCACTGCAGTGACACGAGATGCACTAGCGGTCTTGCAAGCACTGATTAAAATCAACAGTTCCATAAAAGTGTCATTTACATGGCCACATCCACTCTGAATCACATAAACATCTTTTTCACGTACAGATTCACGAACACTAACACTAGTCTCAccattagaaaatttaccCATTTGTACTTTAGAGCTGTGGATCGCTAGGTTATCACAAATCATCTTGACCAATTCTGGGTGGGAATCCCCACCGAATATAACTATTTCACCCATCCTTTGGGACCTTTTTGACCTTATTTCTTGTAGGTGATGAGCTTTAAGTGCATGTTCTatgttcaaaatttttcagcatcCTAAATATCAATTCCTAAGGGTCTCGAAAACGGTTTACAGCGAAGAACAACAAGGTTAAAGCTGGAATATTTAACTCAAGGCTAGTTTCCAAGGCATCAGAAGGTATTTAACCGTTAACGAGCGGTCCAAGATTTGATATAAGCGGAAGACCCGAGTTCAATTGAGCTTCTGAACGATGATTAATGCGATCTTCATATATTCTACTCGTGGAGAACTAATAGTGTCTAAACTGTTCAATAATTCCTTGAAGAGGTCTATAAGTGATATCTTTAGAATCCAGGTGATTAACAATCTAGATGTAAGGTCTCCGATCTTGACCCTAGGCTCTACAACATTCCATCACATTAGATCAAACGGTAGCGACAGTCTTTGGATAGTGACAGTAAGCAGAACTAATGCTAATAGTGGAGCCATTTGggaatttctttacaaatttAATGCAATTTTAGATGCCTATGATCTAACCAAGGAGGAGAAGTTGAAAGAAGACTTTATGATATGttatgaaattttggaCGTTGTAATAGGAGCCGGTGGTATACCGATGGATACGGAATTAGGATCTATTGCCTCTAAAATCTCAGTTAAACCACCTAAGAGTGGGGGTACTTCAAGCGAACCAAAATCATCGACTGTAGCTAATTTCCCAGGTTCCAATTTGAGTACTTCAAATTTGTCTATGCCCAAATTTTTGACACGAAATAATAGATCAATGTCCCAAGATTTGGGTACCAATTATCCATCCAATTTTCCCTGGAGACCTAACGGtatcaaatacaaaaagAATGAAGTGTTTCTCTACGTcaatgaaaagatcaatatCTTGGTTTCCAGAGACGGATCTATCTTAAAGGCGTATGTGGATGGTACAATTGACATGACTACACACTTGAGTGGGACCCCCATCTGTCAATTCGGACTTAATGATTCACCAAGTGTAGAATTTGGCGATTCACTTTGGTTAGATACACAAGAATTTCACAATAAGAAAGCTGTACCCAAAGCGGCCGCTGGTAGTGTTATGCTGGAAGATTGCAAGTTTCATCAATGCGTTTCACTCGATAAATTCAATAAGGAAAGAATCATTAAGTTTGTCCCCCCAGATGGAAACATGGAGCTTATGAAATACTGCGTTCGtgataatttgaatttaCCATTTAAGATCACACCCGTTGTTACCCCATGTGGATCGACCGTGGAATACAGGATCACACTGAAATCTTTGTTCCCCAACAAATTATCAGCTAAGGATGTTGCACTTCATATACCAGTACCACCAGGTACTGTAGATTGTAAGATTAATATATCCAATGGTAAATGCAAATTCGAATCGGAAGAGAATGCTATGGTCTGGAGGTTTAACAAGTACCATGGACTCACAGAAAATACGCTCAGCGCAGTTACAGTGCCTACAAGTGATACTACTCAATTGACACTGCAACAGTGGCCAAGGCCACCAATGTCCTTAGGTTTTGAAATCATGATGTTCAGTAATTCAGGATTAGTTGTGCGTTATTTCAGGGTATCGGATAAGGACGAGAAGTACCGTGTGGTTAAATGGATTAAATACATCTCGAAGTCAGGATCATATGAAGTGAGATACTGAACTGATTGGAATCGATTACAGCCTATCACGTGTCGAGGGCTTTCATTAGGTTTACGGTATATATGGGCGATGACGGAACTTTGCACTTAGATATAAACTCTCTTATACATGAACTTCACATATCGCCAGGTTTTAAAGTCGAGATGCATTCAATGATGTTGAGACCAGGCATTGGATTAGGGTTCATTCCTCGTGAGAACCCGTTCCTTCTAGCCAAAGGTCTCACTTCACTGCGACCTGCAGTCCCCGTAGTCATGACAAGAAAACTATGCCATTTAACAAGATCACCATCCCCAATAGTTCCTCCAAGATACACAAGGCTCAATACTATTAGATTCAATAAGTTGTCACCCAGCATTttctcaagaaattttcattttacCAGTGTTAGGAGAAGTGGCAGATACCCCTTTGGAAACCGACCCCCCTTAAGAGTGTTTAAAATATCGCCCTTAGTGATATTCCTTGCTAGTATTGGTGCGTTGACCGTATTTTTCCTAATACTACCATTTATGTTGACTTTCTTCCTGCCATTGTTCGTTGTAGGTATCAGCGTCTATCAGTTTCGCAAGTGGAAGAATAATACTTTGTTTGATCAATTACTCAATGGGTTgaaaaaaagtgaaatgAGATTGAACTCTCAGACTTTGAATGCCATGTATGTGAAATCTATTAGTAAATTTTTTGATGCTGCTCAAAATCCCAACGCTGGTGTATTTGAggaaatcttcaaaggtGTTGATgcaaagatgaaaagagatGGTATCTGGCCTAATGCAAATAACGTATCAGAGGCAGATAGACTATTATCCTTTGTACAGAGTCGTGTCATGGAAGCGATTAAGAGTGATGAGCAAGGCATTAGAACCTATTTCTTGGGAGATGACGTCTCAAATTGGATTAAGGAAGGCTATGATTTTGAACTAGGCTCTAGCGATTGTAGGTCCTTTGTTCGTGGTTTCAAAAACGAAATTATATTCTGGATAGTTTACCCCATATATTTGAAATCGTCAACTCATCCAAAAAGGCATTTAGCAGACGTCTCGGTAGCTGTTCTTCAAGGTCATCATGCTGAAAGAAACAACTACGATTTTTTCCTAGTGCAAACGAATCTAATCAGACAAAATGCTAAGTGTAATATGGCTATATCAGTGAAATCTACAAGTAGCATTTTGCCCAAACAATTTGTCATTATTGATGGAGGCGAGTCAGGGGATTTCTGGACCAAGTACGATGTCCATGAGAACTCTGATGGCCACACAGAATACACCATCAGAAATACTGACTGAGATCTAACTATTCTATTTATTATAATGTATATACGTCCAAGTAGTCATATCATGTGACAACCCTTTCTCATTATTATGGAGTCTGACTGAGAAATCAGTGCCAGTTAGTACTTCATCAACACTTGTACAGACTATCAGGTATATATTGCTCTGAGGATGCCTACGGATCCTGACGAATCATTTGCCAATTGGTTAGCCTCTAGAAGGATTGTTGCAAGGCAACATAAGCCTTATTTGTGTTTTGATAGTCGGGTTTTGGCTGCTAGAGGGTCTGCTGTACTAGGAGGTAAATTTAAAGTTAAACACTATTTATATGATCAGCAATTGAATAAGGGAGAATTCTCGAATAGAGCTATTGAAAGTATTGAAGAACATCTATACGAATTAGAAAAGTATTCACTTGTAAAAGATGAAGGGCGTGAATTTGTCAATAATATTAAGGAAGGAtgtgataaatttgaaccCATATGGTCGGATGCGCTTTATCTGAATCCTGCAGAAAGACTAATACCACCAAATCAAAAATTATTAGCGGATATTTACCTACCAGAGGCTGAACGTGCATTTGCGAATCCCTTTGCCCACCAATCTTTGTCATTTAAGAACAACCTGGCATGCATTTACGGTAAATGGCTCTTTATGGCATATCAAGATACTATAGAGATTCATAATTTAGACTGTTTGTTCTTAGAGAAACTCCAATGGAAGGAAATGTCATTTTCTATTCATTTAAAATACTGTAAGAACTCTGCTAAATTTGCAGCCGATAGAGAAATGCAGAAGGAAAATATCGAGTATTTATTCAGTGAAAATAACTTCCATGTAAACCACATGAAAGTCTCAAGGTTTTTCGGTAACGATGTCTTATGCCTCTGTTTGGATGGTGGTATAGTTCTAGTTTATGAGATGAGCACTGTTTTTACCGCGATTGGAGAATctatgaagaagaaggacTTACAATACAGGAAACATGTTAATGTTATTCCGTTGCTGCTCCTTAGGATCCCTGACAGTTGCTGGAGTGTGGATATTTCGGATGAAGGTCCCATCACTTTTTTAGCCGCCGGGCACAATGGTCCTGGTGTCACAGTGTTCGCATTTGATAAAACTCGTCATTCTTTACATCCTGCAGATTCATATGAAATATCCTCCTTCCACAATGTACCAAATTTGAGTTTTATCCCAGGATCTCGCGATAAAAATGGGTTTGTCACACTAGCATTTTGTTCGATCTATGGAAATGTAACCACAGTTCAACTGCGATTGGACCCATCTTCTAAAACTATACGGGGGAGGATTATGGATTCACAATTCTTTGCAGCATTCTGCTGGACTGTGATACCCTTGAAAAAACGAGATTTTCTGAAAGTACCAAAATTCGAATTCCTCAATTTAAATTATCAAACCAGTTTCAAGAGGtcaattctttattctGTGACTCAAGATAGTCTGATCTTGGAATGCCATCCTCCAAGTGTTTATTGTTCAGGTGAGTTGGGCATTGGTGCTCTCACTACACAAATACCAGTGCCTGTAGTTCCTTTAGGGTGGGGTTGTCAAAATGGAATTACCAATTCGAATCTTCAACTAAGGTTCACATCGTTTGATAAGAGGGGAGTCGTCACAAGGGCACATCTAAATCCAGATGATGCAGAAAGCGTTGTACCAGGTTATGGCCCGCTGTTCAGAGTTACGAGACATTCAGAACCGAATTTGGAAGAGAGAGttatcaaagatttaccagAGGATAACTATAGACACTTTTACATGTTTGGAGAGCATGGAACCTTGAAGAATGAACATCTTAATGACGATGCATTTAAAAGGTACGAAAATCTAGTATTTAAAAATGCCAGTTCTCATGAGAACGAAAGTTCTAACGGTATTAATTATCGTGTATGGTCcgatttggatgatgataaagaagTTCAGGAACCATTTGATCCTCATTCTCTCAGGGAGATGGGTAAACGTACTCACTTAGACAAGAAAGTTACGGTTTATTGCCCATTGCCTTTGGCAGGATACAATCGGATGTATTTCCCAGATATTTGTGAATATACGCTAACGCAGGCGTTTGCTGACCCAATGGACCGTCCGGTAGAAGATACACCCCCAGATTCAGGGGAAGGAGATTCTCCACATCATGATCATCTTTTCCCTGTTGATGGGTTGTTGGCAGCTGGTCATCTCGAAGGTCAACCAAAGTGGGCTCTTCATAACCACACTAGGAAAGTCCGTCATCTTTTGAGCATGGTGGAATCGGACTCTACTGGTTCACCATTTGGATATCGACTATCTGAACTCGATGAGGATTTTCTCTTCGTCACATCGGCGCACCACATCTATCTAGTTAAGGCCCATCCACTAATAGTCACATCCTTCACTAAGGATAGAATCTTCCCCGTCAGTAAGATTTCCCTTTGTTCACGTCACGAATTTCTGATGGCACTAGATAGAATTAACTTCGTGTGTCACATCAAGGAACTCAACTGCTTAGTGGTGGCTTCACAGGTAGGTCTTTTGTCTCTATTAAGATTAACGGAATACAATGGTATTTACTCCTTCCGACAAGAATACATCCTGGGTTGGAACCCACAGTCTCCTGGAGACCCAGATCCTCAATGTATTCTCACCTATACAACCCCTGATGGCTCGGGAAATAGCTGCAGGTACTGCGGTATAGATGACGTGGTTCTGCCCTTCTATAATATCGTTGGACTTGACTATAGTTATGTGCCCGAGGATAAACTAAACTGCAGAGGCCCCTACGCAGTTCTTTACGTGCTTTCGGGAACCTCCCTACGCAGAGTCAAAATATACCCAAGCTCTGGTACAAATTAGCATATTATTATTGGCTCCGTTAGCCGCCAACGATCGGTATTATGGTTTTTCACCAGTCACGTGAAAGATGCCATTTTGTGTAAGGAAAGAGGAACAttaggaaaaaaaaaaaacggTTAAAGTAAACAAACCTGCTCACTTAACCGTtgaaagaataaaaaagaCCTTAGAAGAGGACTGTTAAGACCTCGTTGATAATTGCTGGTAGTGTTTCTTATAGTACATTATAGTACCTGGAAGGAAAAGAGCAAAcatcttttccaatttcagCTTTCCTACTTGACATTTATGAAGAGGTCGTCTTTACAGTAGTATGCTACCAAGATACAATTCACTCCCTGGAAGTGAACAAAGGCAGCCTCCGCGTAATAAAGGTACATGGAAGTACAGTCTATTCCCCGAGCACGATCAAAAGAAGGTCTCAACCAAAACAATTTTCACAGATGAttcagatgatgaga from the Zygosaccharomyces rouxii strain CBS732 chromosome B complete sequence genome contains:
- the PRS5 gene encoding ribose phosphate diphosphokinase subunit PRS5 (similar to uniprot|Q12265 Saccharomyces cerevisiae YOL061W PRS5 5-phospho-ribosyl-1(alpha)-pyrophosphate synthetase involved in nucleotide histidine and tryptophan biosynthesis one of a five related enzymes which are active as heteromultimeric complexes), producing the protein MGEIVIFGGDSHPELVKMICDNLAIHSSKVQMGKFSNGETSVSVRESVREKDVYVIQSGCGHVNDTFMELLILISACKTASASRVTAVMPYFCYSRQPDIPYTNKGAPLISRTSEERSDEFNKSLSTGLTTRKPGAESPFEGPESSIRSDGGRSEDSKPSSSSSNSTSNSDGIKKSVSFSRIPVIADGKDAGSTKADAGELFNAQNAGYKLWVAQAGTLIANLLTTAGADHVITMDLHDPQFQGFFDISVDNLYCKPLAQKHIQFGIPNYKEAVIVSPDAGGAKRATSIADALKLSFALIHKERRSQLLKGPPGATLSSGGTFSTNPKPLVSHLHSADMHPSNSASKYVQTTMLVGDVRNKVCIIVDDLVDTSYTITRAAKLLKDQGASKVYALITHGIFSGDALSRIRQSAIDKLIVSNTVPQHETVAYLGKDKVDVMDVSRIFAEAIRRVHNGESISMLFEHGW
- the APM4 gene encoding Apm4p (highly similar to uniprot|Q99186 Saccharomyces cerevisiae YOL062C APM4 Clathrin associated protein medium subunit) — its product is MINAIFIYSTRGELIVSKLFNNSLKRSISDIFRIQVINNLDVRSPILTLGSTTFHHIRSNGSDSLWIVTVSRTNANSGAIWEFLYKFNAILDAYDLTKEEKLKEDFMICYEILDVVIGAGGIPMDTELGSIASKISVKPPKSGGTSSEPKSSTVANFPGSNLSTSNLSMPKFLTRNNRSMSQDLGTNYPSNFPWRPNGIKYKKNEVFLYVNEKINILVSRDGSILKAYVDGTIDMTTHLSGTPICQFGLNDSPSVEFGDSLWLDTQEFHNKKAVPKAAAGSVMLEDCKFHQCVSLDKFNKERIIKFVPPDGNMELMKYCVRDNLNLPFKITPVVTPCGSTVEYRITLKSLFPNKLSAKDVALHIPVPPGTVDCKINISNGKCKFESEENAMVWRFNKYHGLTENTLSAVTVPTSDTTQLTLQQWPRPPMSLGFEIMMFSNSGLVVRYFRVSDKDEKYRVVKWIKYISKSGSYEVRY
- the MRX9 gene encoding Mrx9p (weakly similar to uniprot|Q7LHC7 Saccharomyces cerevisiae YDL027C Hypothetical ORF); translated protein: MGDDGTLHLDINSLIHELHISPGFKVEMHSMMLRPGIGLGFIPRENPFLLAKGLTSLRPAVPVVMTRKLCHLTRSPSPIVPPRYTRLNTIRFNKLSPSIFSRNFHFTSVRRSGRYPFGNRPPLRVFKISPLVIFLASIGALTVFFLILPFMLTFFLPLFVVGISVYQFRKWKNNTLFDQLLNGLKKSEMRLNSQTLNAMYVKSISKFFDAAQNPNAGVFEEIFKGVDAKMKRDGIWPNANNVSEADRLLSFVQSRVMEAIKSDEQGIRTYFLGDDVSNWIKEGYDFELGSSDCRSFVRGFKNEIIFWIVYPIYLKSSTHPKRHLADVSVAVLQGHHAERNNYDFFLVQTNLIRQNAKCNMAISVKSTSSILPKQFVIIDGGESGDFWTKYDVHENSDGHTEYTIRNTD